Proteins from one Rosa chinensis cultivar Old Blush chromosome 7, RchiOBHm-V2, whole genome shotgun sequence genomic window:
- the LOC112178532 gene encoding increased DNA methylation 1 isoform X2, producing MKRKRAFTMASSWSSTVKPSRVPEEESVRCWESKTASSNRTRPQIQSRSRRGSKTRNINDVLKDERSKISGINRILGTPIPVRNNLTWRLLKSHMRIESFYCTKLHSALNAIHECFEPSKDPYTNRDIAEDIVFDLESDSELNLRGFYTVVLERRDDDDGHQEMIGAATVRINKGVAEVPLVATRPQFRRLGMCRILMNELENRLMEFGIER from the exons ATGAAGCGGAAGCGGGCCTTTACTATGGCATCGTCATGGTCGTCTACCGTGAAACCCTCGCGCGTTCCTGAAGAAGAATCAGTCCGGTGTTGGGAGAGCAAAACGGCGTCGTCAAACAGAACCCGACCCCAAATCCAATCCAGATCAAGAAGAGGATCGAAAACAAGAAACATCAATGATGtcttaaaagatgaaagatccAAGATTTCTGGGATCAACCGGATTTTGGGGACACCCATTCCCGTGAGGAATAACCTGACATGGAGGCTTTTGAAATCTCACATGCGAATTGAATCTTTTTACTGCACCAAGCTCCACTCCGCTCTCAATGCCATCCACGAGTGTTTCGAGCCTTCCAAAGACCCCTACACCAACAGAGACATTGCTGAGGACATTGTCTTCGACTTGGAATCCGATTCCGAGTTGAATTTGAGAGGGTTTTACACTGTGGTTTTGGAGAggagagatgatgatgatggtcatCAGGAGATGATCGGTGCCGCCACGGTGAGGATCAATAAGGGAGTTGCTGAAGTGCCACTCGTGGCGACTAGGCCTCAGTTTAGGAGACTTGGGATGTGCAGGATTTTGATGAATGAGCTCGAAAATCGGCTCATGGAATTCGGCATTGAGAG ATAG
- the LOC112178532 gene encoding increased DNA methylation 1 isoform X1, which produces MKRKRAFTMASSWSSTVKPSRVPEEESVRCWESKTASSNRTRPQIQSRSRRGSKTRNINDVLKDERSKISGINRILGTPIPVRNNLTWRLLKSHMRIESFYCTKLHSALNAIHECFEPSKDPYTNRDIAEDIVFDLESDSELNLRGFYTVVLERRDDDDGHQEMIGAATVRINKGVAEVPLVATRPQFRRLGMCRILMNELENRLMEFGIER; this is translated from the exons ATGAAGCGGAAGCGGGCCTTTACTATGGCATCGTCATGGTCGTCTACCGTGAAACCCTCGCGCGTTCCTGAAGAAGAATCAGTCCGGTGTTGGGAGAGCAAAACGGCGTCGTCAAACAGAACCCGACCCCAAATCCAATCCAGATCAAGAAGAGGATCGAAAACAAGAAACATCAATGATGtcttaaaagatgaaagatccAAGATTTCTGGGATCAACCGGATTTTGGGGACACCCATTCCCGTGAGGAATAACCTGACATGGAGGCTTTTGAAATCTCACATGCGAATTGAATCTTTTTACTGCACCAAGCTCCACTCCGCTCTCAATGCCATCCACGAGTGTTTCGAGCCTTCCAAAGACCCCTACACCAACAGAGACATTGCTGAGGACATTGTCTTCGACTTGGAATCCGATTCCGAGTTGAATTTGAGAGGGTTTTACACTGTGGTTTTGGAGAggagagatgatgatgatggtcatCAGGAGATGATCGGTGCCGCCACGGTGAGGATCAATAAGGGAGTTGCTGAAGTGCCACTCGTGGCGACTAGGCCTCAGTTTAGGAGACTTGGGATGTGCAGGATTTTGATGAATGAGCTCGAAAATCGGCTCATGGAATTCGGCATTGAGAG ataG